Genomic DNA from Nilaparvata lugens isolate BPH unplaced genomic scaffold, ASM1435652v1 scaffold8692, whole genome shotgun sequence:
cacacaaagaaagaaatgagaaaagaaatatagaaatcatatgagataaaagaaaaacaaaatcaagTGAAGAAGTCGAGCGCTATGAACAATAGGATAACGCTGTATTAGATGGTCAAGGCGGTTTGGCTCCATTGATACAAGCATACTAATACTGTTGATCAAATACAAGTACCACAGGAATAGcgaatattgagaagaaaaaagaagcagaaggctgataacttaatcaaaatactgtaattagcaaaataattagagagagagagagaaaaaatatatatatacacatacatATATTAGGCAACAAACTGCATACTGATAGTGTATGAGCGGTAACTTATTTCCATTGTgacagaaaaatgagaagatcgccataaaaacatacataaacatatactaatatatgataataataataaaagaataaatagtcgaaaataataataataataataatagaaaagtgAATAATGTTATCATGTACTCCTGACAAAGAGGTAAACCCTACCGATTAGGAAGAATTAGGACAGAGAACGGAGGCAACAGATAAGTTAGGCGTAGTCATGATAACGGGATAAGAAAGACAACTAGATCACAATCACGTGAGATTCTACTCTTCATTCACACACAGAAATATAATGCAAAAGTAACATCAAGATAATATATGGATTTGACTGAATGGAAAGGTTCTGTTGAAGAGAAATGTTATACTGAATCATACTTCATTTATCTAGCCGACCGACAATAAAGAGaaataaagtaataaaattctaagagaaaaacaaataataatattaataatagtaattaatgattcattgagtGAAATTAAGTGGACAGAGAGtatgaaatcaaataaatacagCATATTTATAGTGTTAAATAAATGGAACAAATAAATTAAGTAAAATCATATCATTAATGGAAATTTAAAACTCAAAGCATAAATACATTTCTCAGACATGGTTGGCTGCACTATGCTTTTTACCCTCAGTGTCAGTCCAATAAATTATTCCATCAAAGGACCATACGTTTTTATATCCAATTTTTCGAccattgaattatataattgtattcttcGTTGTGTTAAGTCCTCCCTTATAACAACGCCAGTACCCTTGAGCTTTTTCTTCTGAGAGAAAACTGCATACCGTTGACGATAGCTAACGAATTTGACAATGATGGCGCGGGGTCGGGGTGGAGGGGTGTTGGACGCCGCGACGGCCAGCCGACGCCCCACGCGATGCGAGCGATCGATGTCTTGCAGCTCGATGTTAACACCCAGCTTATCTTTACAAACATCGATCACTAGTTGATCAGTATCTTCCTTATTTGCTTCTGGCACTCCAAATATGCGAATACAGTTTCTTCTTTGATACTGCTCTAAATTATCGGCACGATCAAATGATTGCTTGACTTTCTCATCACTGAGCTTAAGGTGCTCTTTCAACGATGACACTTCTTTTTGAAGATCCactatttgaagaatagcaGAGTTCAGAGATGCTGTCAACCCCTCAATGACTAGGGAAGACACGCCGGACACAACGTCTTTAACTAATTTGTTATATACATTGCTGTCATTTAGAATTTTAAGCACGAAATTGTTCTCAATACCTGAGATAACAGCCGGTGATAAAGGGCGAGCCGGCTCAGAGGCAGAGCCTTGCTTCGAAGCAGTAGATGTCGTCTGCTGTGGCACCTTATCTTTCACAGCTGATGAGGACGACTGCGATGATGACGATGACTGCTTATCTGCTTTGCCTGACTGAGAACGAGTCACAGTAGTGTGTTTTGGTGAATTCATGATTAATTTTAGTTTTGAGACACAATTTGCAGCCACAACACGAAAGTAACAGGAATTATTAACTgacaattttataaaacaaagaaAACTGCACACGATGGTAcgtataaaaattcaaaaatccaaCTTTAAACTGACGAAAAGCTATAAAAACGAGGAGCTCGAACCTGACACAGCCTCTACTCGGAatctatcattatcattatcttaatcaaaagattgagagctggaaaaacatttttgcccgtggtgcaaacgatatttttcgccacactacaggtattgctgacaaaataaataaagaatacaaaataaagaatactctaagctatcgtacctatctcttgattttagtggtagaagatttgcagtctggatttcagattcttttaaaatttcacttggaataccacagtcatcttcaagcatttttgaaaattcggaatgcactaatcaacaataaataattgaataaaactggttgcgaagcgaattagtttgattcgaaactggaactgaaatcatggcgacttcagttgatgatgaaagtggacactcgcccgatctagcggatgactcattaactacttccatgagcggctggaaagagacaactttctggcctagaccagaaaagaaacccttttctgacgtcgtctgcaaacaaggtctttcagatctacgtagggactggaaaacagctgctttctgtgcagtgtggcgaaaaaatagtttcaatatttcactCACCTTTATAGAAATACGATTGgaccttgaaaaaataaataaaataaaattttaaaaatgaatcaattcaaaataacaAGAATGTAGTGGGGTACCTACAGAGCAACAAATCGGATATTGCAGGTTGCAGTCACAAATCCATCTCGGTCTTACCACAAAGAAATAAATATCTAACATTTATTTTACTTTGTGTTTTTACACAGCCCAGGTAAGGGTTTCTCCCATTCATTCAGTACTTTGTGTGATGACAGTTACCAAGCACTATAATTATGTGGAGGGATCTGATACTGGCAGTGAATAGTGTTGGCCCAATACTCAACACAGAGAAAGAAATACATTCCTCTACCATAGACAACACTGATACAAGTATCTACAGTATGGTAGcctatctttactctatgcttCTACTTTATGTGAGCTCAACCAGCAATAGGTACAACTCACAACTTAACACCACTAAATATAAggattttcattttctgtttcatTTCCTTTTTGTGTATGCAGCATGCATATGCAGGtaacattttcattcaatattagttcTTCGCATGTAACATGATTTTCGAATATGGTTACCATGAACTGTGACAGGAGCTGATAGTGGCAGAAAACAGTTCAACTATTTATGTAACTACTCAAAAAAGAAACGTCACtctatttgataattatatacTTTTGATAATCCAATCATTATCATcacaaataatttcatttaattgCACTAGCATAAGCAtgttcttacttttgacttactgaatgCCAAAGTCGTTGTTTGcatgtttgtatgttctacaataactttagaaagaatcaatcaatcaatcaggtATAACAAATGAAGGGACACAGtgatttctcatttcaaataggatatccaatgaaacctactgtcaaattatccttgtaaaaggaatattttgctgtttccataattttcaccaattgtataatttattgagaGTTGCAGGTTTCAAAGATTGCAAtgtacaacagttcttgagcgagttctccaaccaaGGGGGTcatcaatattatgatattttatttttatttcagtagcaagttttctctgctaaatgtgttgaaaaaatgcaatttttgatacattttttgatacatagaattaaaaacaaaaacttttcatcaatatttatttatcaagttAAGATTATTCCTTCTCAGTGTTTTTTGAAGGACATTACAAcagtttttattcttttcaatgATAATTCCCTTAATTTCAGTTTGACAAAATGTTGTTCAAATGAAATCATGCATGAAAAGATTTTCTTTCTAAAATCCAAGAGATATTGCCTTCAACATGAAGAGGGGAACTGATTTCCCCTTGCAGTTTGTAGCATTGACAGAGTAGTGGGGAGGAGTAAGCAGGCTGCACACAATtggatgctgacacaaaagTAGGGAGAATGCTGTTGGGTAGTGGGAGTGATCAGTGAAGGAAAGAGCATTGGGCCTCTCTGTCTTCAAGAGAGAACCAtgtaaaaagtaatatctcCCGGACTATAGTCCATGAACATTGTTTATTCAGCTGATGAACCCATAGTcctgaaaatatgaatatacCATACCCTTCAGGACCAAGCCACATGAGGTTTTTTTTCAGACAAGTCAGCAGGGCAGGAATCTGTCTGATTGGGATCAGTTGACATTATTGGAAACCAGCTGATTGGGATCAGTTGACATTTGGAAaccagctgataatcagccaatcagagagcttcctgccctgctgaCTCTAATGAAAATAGTTTCATTTATGGTACTTATGTTTCTCCAAGATAGTTTTCTTTTCTAGGGTTTCAACAGGTTATAACATTTACACTTGTCTGATTTTTGTAATACTGACGCCATGTCAATACTAATACAAAAACATGTTATGCACTTATGCATTTATGTTAGCACTGAAAAATGTGAAAACCTTGCAGGAAAGTCTGTTGACTTTCAATCTCGATTAGATGTcatgagagccaatcagagaagccttctctcattggttcttgTAGAGTTTAACAATGATCAAAAAttaaacaggcttttgtgcaactaagGCTACCGTAACTATTTGTTTTGGTGGTGTAATTGATTCTACCTGAAGTCATGTATTCTCAACaggaaaaattatatattttattgcaCATAGTTATttgtttatataaaaatacattacctcacatgaaaatgataatattcaatttttttcaaattcatttttctctcaaaaacatacacaatattataatataatattataacatctaaaaataatactattaaatatataagaatacatcCAAATATAACTCAAAAGAGGTTTACAGCTTAATGCCAAtacaaaaatgttgtccttgaataagattcaaatattgaaaattgcattaagaaaacatataaaatgtttttctttatgaaatttggaataccatttttgggccaagcctgttgttgtATCCCAATCATATGCATATGATCTGTGACAATTATTGATGTATTcacatttaaatttttcaatttttgtagccAGAAGGAGAGTAGAACTAACCTCATTCATGGCAGACTCCACTGCAGGATTTACCCTCAAAGTTATtacttattgataaaataaattgaatcaattgaaGATGATGTTTGATTAAAGATTCAAGGTAGAGTAGAATACTGTTTTGATAAAGTTTTATAAGAAAGTGAGGGTTGACAAAATTATGCTTAGCTAGGAGTTGTTTCTCCATTATGTGTTCTGGTATGTTCTTTCAAATTACCTAACTGAGCACTTTTGAAGCCACAaaacttgcagctgaaaggtttttctccagtatgtgttttGATATGTCTTCTCAAATTACTTGGCTGAGCACTTTTGAAGTCACAgaacttgcagctgaaaggtttttctccagtatgtgttttgatatgtactttcaaattacctaactgagcacttttgaagtcacagaacttgcagctgaaaggtttttctccagtatgtgttctgagATGTTTTTTCAAACTACTAAAATCAGcacttttgaagtcacaaaactcgcagctgaatggtttttctccagtatgggTTCTGATATGTACTTTCAAATGACCTAGCTGAGCacttttgtagtcacaaaaatcGCAGCTGaatggtttttctccagtatgtgttctggTATGTGCTTTCAAATGACCTAAACTAGCACTTTTGTAatcacaaaactcgcagctgaatggtttttctccagtatgggTTTTGATATGTCTTCTCAAATTACTTGGCTGAACacttttgtagtcacaaaaatcGCAGCTGaatggtttttctccagtatgtgttctggTATGTGCTTTCAAATGACCTAAACTAGCACTTTTGTAatcacaaaactcgcagctgaaaggtttctCTGATGTATGAGTTCTAATATGTGCTTTCATATTACTTAACTTAGCacttttgtagtcacaaaactcACAATTGA
This window encodes:
- the LOC111045136 gene encoding myoneurin-like, producing EQEAEESAVKSEPEMWPSNCSTSGRDYATGVGGLNEHSTSPVEKCTESSVAGKKTKLYSCAHCSYKIPKFSHLKVHIRKHTGEKPFNCEFCDYKSAKLSNMKAHIRTHTSEKPFSCEFCDYKSASLGHLKAHTRTHTGEKPFSCDFCDYKSVQPSNLRRHIKTHTGEKPFSCEFCDYKSASLGHLKAHTRTHTGEKPFSCDFCDYKSAQLGHLKSGKADKQSSSSSQSSSSAVKDKVPQQTTSTASKQGSASEPARPLSPAVISGIENNFVLKILNDSNVYNKLVKDVVSGVSSLVIEGLTASLNSAILQIVDLQKEVSSLKEHLKLSDEKVKQSFDRADNLEQYQRRNCIRIFGVPEANKEDTDQLVIDVCKDKLGVNIELQDIDRSHRVGRRLAVAASNTPPPRPRAIIVKFVSYRQRPPHIGYMSEFEEALLELMVPYEHVAIMGDFNTDLLGPDTHDKIQLTTMFFAN